The following proteins are co-located in the Bordetella bronchialis genome:
- a CDS encoding lysylphosphatidylglycerol synthase domain-containing protein → MSSDPLSATRGRQGGAMKALRARWPLLRKLFFIAFALLVIGLLVDQAREVEWEKVFEAVQANTWPVLLRACGLAALSYLIYSCFDLLAIPYLGHKIPPIRVMAVGIVAYAFNLNMGSLIGSVGFRFRLYLKLGLEAAEITRIVGLSLTTNWLGYFWVAGGLFAWGVLPIPDNWRIGDSALRLIGVAMVAAAFAYVALCAWSPRRSWTVRGHDIFLPSGKIAIAQSLLGGACWMSIGFVVWALMRHDVPYPLVLGVLLLSGIAGAVTHIPGGLGVVEAVFVAMLSGQVPHYEILGTLLTYRAVYYLGPFAIAAVLYFILEASIRKGAPVPPAPKSAT, encoded by the coding sequence ATGAGCAGCGACCCGCTTAGCGCCACGCGTGGGCGGCAAGGCGGGGCCATGAAGGCGCTGCGCGCCCGCTGGCCCTTGCTGCGCAAATTGTTCTTTATCGCCTTCGCCTTGCTGGTGATCGGCCTGCTGGTGGACCAGGCGCGCGAGGTCGAGTGGGAAAAAGTGTTCGAGGCCGTGCAAGCCAATACCTGGCCTGTGCTGCTGCGCGCCTGCGGCCTGGCCGCGCTCAGTTACCTGATCTACAGCTGCTTCGACCTGCTGGCCATTCCCTATCTGGGCCACAAGATCCCGCCCATCCGCGTCATGGCCGTGGGTATCGTCGCCTACGCCTTCAACCTGAATATGGGCTCGCTGATCGGCAGCGTGGGGTTCCGCTTCCGGCTGTACCTGAAACTGGGACTGGAAGCCGCGGAAATCACGCGTATCGTCGGCCTTAGCCTGACCACCAACTGGCTGGGCTATTTCTGGGTGGCCGGCGGCCTGTTCGCCTGGGGCGTGCTGCCCATCCCCGACAACTGGCGCATCGGCGACAGCGCGCTACGGCTGATCGGGGTGGCGATGGTGGCCGCGGCCTTCGCCTACGTGGCCCTGTGCGCGTGGTCTCCGCGGCGATCGTGGACGGTGCGCGGCCACGATATCTTCCTGCCTTCCGGCAAGATCGCCATCGCCCAAAGCCTGCTGGGCGGCGCCTGCTGGATGTCCATCGGCTTCGTGGTGTGGGCCTTGATGCGGCACGACGTCCCGTATCCGCTGGTGCTGGGCGTGCTGCTGCTCAGCGGCATCGCCGGTGCCGTCACCCACATCCCGGGCGGGCTGGGCGTGGTGGAGGCCGTCTTCGTCGCCATGCTGTCCGGGCAGGTGCCGCACTACGAGATCCTCGGCACGCTGCTGACGTATCGGGCGGTGTACTACCTGGGGCCCTTCGCGATCGCGGCAGTGCTGTACTTCATCCTGGAGGCGAGCATACGCAAGGGTGCGCCGGTGCCGCCGGCGCCGAAGTCGGCCACGTAG
- the clsB gene encoding cardiolipin synthase ClsB, with protein sequence MSARWIPGNAFNLLENGEAYFPRVFEAIDAARAEVLVETFILFDDKVGQALRRALIGAARRGARVSLLIDGYGSEGLSEDFLGGMTQAGVVIHVFDPRAKILGLRTNVFRRMHRKIVVIDGELAFIGGINFSADHLGDFGPQAKQDYAVEVRGPIVAEIHRFARQTVDPERRRRWWPRRMPRPAPARHAGDAEAMFVVRDNERHHTDIERHYRAAIRLAQRDVTIANAYFFPGYRLLRELRNAARRGVRVRLILQGEPDMPIVKVAAGMLYDHLTAAGVQIYEYCQRPLHGKVACVDGTWATVGSSNLDPLSLALNLEANVMIRDRGFAAVLQERLQWLVDHHCRQPEPAPPGSRKLRRLLWGVFVYHFLRRFPSWTGWLPAHKPRLQTVAPPPLETDAEETHEQRPA encoded by the coding sequence ATGAGCGCTCGCTGGATACCGGGCAACGCCTTCAATCTGCTGGAGAACGGCGAAGCCTATTTCCCGCGCGTCTTCGAAGCCATCGACGCCGCGCGGGCGGAAGTCCTGGTGGAAACCTTCATCCTGTTCGACGACAAGGTCGGCCAGGCGCTGCGCCGGGCCCTGATCGGCGCGGCGCGGCGCGGCGCGCGCGTCAGCCTGTTGATCGACGGCTATGGATCCGAAGGGCTTTCCGAGGACTTCCTGGGCGGTATGACGCAGGCGGGCGTGGTGATCCACGTCTTCGATCCGCGCGCCAAGATCCTGGGCCTGCGCACCAACGTTTTCCGTCGCATGCATCGCAAGATCGTGGTGATCGACGGCGAGCTGGCCTTCATCGGCGGCATTAATTTCTCCGCGGATCACCTGGGGGATTTCGGGCCCCAGGCCAAGCAGGACTACGCCGTCGAAGTGCGCGGCCCCATCGTCGCGGAAATCCATCGCTTCGCCCGGCAGACAGTGGATCCGGAGCGGCGCCGGCGCTGGTGGCCCCGGCGCATGCCTCGGCCGGCCCCGGCGCGGCATGCGGGCGACGCCGAGGCCATGTTCGTGGTGCGCGACAACGAACGCCACCACACCGATATCGAGCGGCACTACCGCGCCGCGATCCGCCTGGCGCAGCGCGACGTCACCATCGCCAATGCCTATTTCTTTCCGGGCTACCGCCTGCTGCGCGAACTGCGCAACGCGGCACGCCGCGGCGTGCGGGTGCGCCTGATCCTGCAGGGCGAACCGGACATGCCCATCGTCAAGGTGGCGGCGGGCATGCTGTACGACCACCTGACCGCGGCCGGCGTGCAGATCTACGAGTATTGCCAGCGCCCCCTGCACGGCAAGGTCGCCTGCGTCGACGGCACCTGGGCCACGGTGGGATCGAGCAACCTCGATCCCCTGAGCCTGGCCCTGAACCTGGAGGCCAACGTGATGATCCGCGACCGCGGCTTCGCGGCCGTGCTGCAGGAACGCCTGCAATGGCTGGTGGACCATCATTGCCGCCAGCCGGAGCCCGCGCCGCCGGGCAGCCGCAAGCTGCGGCGCCTGCTGTGGGGCGTGTTCGTGTATCACTTCCTGCGCCGCTTCCCGTCCTGGACCGGCTGGCTGCCCGCCCATAAACCCCGCTTGCAAACGGTGGCCCCGCCGCCCCTGGAAACCGATGCCGAGGAAACGCATGAGCAGCGACCCGCTTAG